One genomic region from Rosa rugosa chromosome 1, drRosRugo1.1, whole genome shotgun sequence encodes:
- the LOC133721950 gene encoding uncharacterized protein LOC133721950, translating to MSSSSSSEEDGDAAWKAAISSAAAGASSYINGLSSKPNQLPPQDSNHTKLPKHYQIKAQKLLDDIIGKSLEIVHNSIPEPDVTNEEEVGIRLFKNAPPGIVFDHVDEQPPRRRPRILPGKEIHEKSKKFKQQIQSVAVDGNEIVSEARDRCLRALSRLEAKEAAAKEAAKREEERVAQLKKVRGERWLPSIARERQFKAISKK from the exons atgagcagcagcagcagcagcgaGGAAGATGGAGATGCGGCGTGGAAAGCCGCCATTAGCTCAGCCGCGGCAGGTGCCTCCTCTTACATCAACGGCCTCTCCTCCAAACCAAACCAGCTGCCTCCTCAAGACTCCAACCACACCAAACTCCCCAAGCACTACCAAATCAAG GCACAAAAGCTTTTGGATGACATCATAGGGAAGTCATTGGAGATAGTGCACAACTCTATTCCTGAACCAGATGTGACTAATGAGGAGGAAGTTGGTATTCGCTTGTTCAAAAATGCTCCCCCAGGAATAGTTTTTGATCATGTGG ATGAACAACCACCTAGAAGGAGACCAAGAATTCTTCCGGGAAAAGAAATTCATGAGAAATCAAAGAAG TTTAAACAACAAATCCAATCCGTTGCTGTTGATGGGAATGAGATAGTGTCTGAAGCAAGAGATAGATGTCTGAGAGCATTGTCTAGGCTAGAAGCGAAAGAGGCAGCAGCAAAAGAAGCAGCCAAAAGAGAAGAGGAAAGAGTTGCACAACTCAAAAAAGTTAGGGGAGAAAGATGGCTACCGTCTAT
- the LOC133721958 gene encoding peptidyl-prolyl cis-trans isomerase CYP65 — MGKKQHSKDRMYLTKTEWATEWGGAKAKSTSTPFKRLPFYCCSLTFVPFEDPVCTADGSVFEILSIVPYIQKFGKHPVTGAPLKQEDLIPLTFHKNSDGEFQCPVLNKVFTEYTHIVAVKTTGNVFCYEAIKELNIKTKNWKELLTDEPFSREDLITIQNPNALDSKVLVEFDHVKNGLKIDDEELDRMTSDPTYNINITGDIKQMLKELGTEKGKQTALHGGGGSKAQNERAAALEAILAARSRIIEDPKSKSNGESPQAYSIVDAASASVHGRSAAAARATSSDKTAARIAMHKAGERAPVNANMVKSKYTTGAASRSFTSTAFDPVTENEFEYVKVEKNPKKKGYVQLHTTHGDLNIELHCDITPRACENFITLCDRGYYNGVAFHRSIRNFMIQGGDPTGTGKGGESIWGKPFNDELNSKLVHSGRGVVSMANSGPHTNGSQFFILYKSANHLNFKHTVFGGVVGGLTTLAAMEKVPVDNDDRPLEEIKIMSVTVFVNPYTEPDEEEEETKEKEVEDEDNDKVGSWYSNPGTGTAGSGGVGGGGVGKYLKARSALPESAIVDAGLTESAVPKKRKLASAGEFKDFSAW; from the exons ATGGGGAAGAAACAGCACAGCAAGGACCGAATGTACCTCACCAAAACGGAGTGGGCCACCGAATGGGGCGGCGCCAAAGCCAAGTCCACCTCCACTCCCTTCAAACGCCTCCCCTTCTATTGCTGCtc ACTGACGTTTGTGCCGTTTGAGGATCCAGTTTGCACCGCAGACGGAAGCGTTTTTGAAATATT GAGTATAGTTCCTTATATCCAGAAGTTTGGGAAGCATCCGGTGACCGGAGCTCCGTTGAAGCAGGAGGACCTCATTCCACTAACGTTCCACAAGAACAGCGATG GAGAGTTTCAGTGCCCTGTTTTAAACAAAGTCTTCACTGAATATACCCACATAGTTGCTGTGAAGACAACAGGAAATGTCTTTTGCTATGAG GCAATTAAAGAACTGAACATCAAGACCAAGAACTGGAAAGAACTCCTCACAGATGAACCATTTTCTAGGGAAGACCTGATAACCATTCAG AATCCGAATGCACTTGACAGCAAGGTTCTTGTGGAATTTGACCATGTTAAAAATGGTTTGAAAATTGATGATGAAG AGTTGGACCGAATGACTTCTGATCCAACCTATAACATAAATATAACTGGAGATATCAAGCAGATGCTCAAAGAGCTTGGAACTGAGAAAGGAAAGCAAACTGCATTGCATGGAGGTGGTGGCTCAAAGGCCCAAAATGAACGGGCTGCTGCACTTGAAGCCATTTTAGCTGCAAGGTCTCGTATTATAGAGGATCCAAAATCAAAGTCAAATGGGGAGTCACCTCAGGCATACAGTATTGTAGATGCTGCTTCTGCTTCAGTACATGGAAGAAGTGCTGCTGCTGCAAGAGCCACATCTAGTGATAAAACTGCTGCTCGAATAGCTATGCACAAGGCAGGTGAAAGGGCACCAGTGAATGCAAATATG GTAAAGAGCAAATACACCACTGGTGCTGCTTCGAGATCCTTCACTTCTACTGCCTTTGATCCTGTCACTGAAAATGAATTCGAGTATGTCAAAGTTGAGAAGAATCCAAAAAAGAAAGGATATGTACAGCTTCATACAACACATGGTGATTTGAACATCGAGCTACACTGTGATATAACCCCCAGGGCTTGTGAGAACTTCATCACACTATGTGATCGTGGCTATTATAATGGAGTAGCTTTTCATAGAAGCATTAG GAATTTTATGATCCAAGGTGGTGATCCTACTGGTACTGGGAAAGGAGGTGAATCTATATGGGGAAAGCCTTTTAATGATGAATTGAACTCCAAGTTAGTTCACTCTGGAAGGGGTGTTGTTAGTATGGCTAATAGTGGGCCTCACACTAATGGTTCCCAGTTTTTTATCCTTTACAAATCTGCAAATCATTTGAACTTTAAGCACACAGTTTTTGGTGGAGTAGTTGGTGGCCTGACCACACTGGCAGCAATGGAGAAGGTCCCTGTTGATAATGATGACCGACCTTTG GAGGAAATTAAGATAATGAGTGTCACAGTTTTTGTTAATCCATATACAGAACctgatgaagaggaagaagagactAAAGAGAAGGAAGTGGAGGATGAAGATAAT GATAAAGTTGGGTCTTGGTATAGCAATCCTGGTACTGGAACGGCAGGATCCggtggtgttggtggtggtggtgttgggaAGTACTTGAAAGCAAGGTCTGCTCTACCAGAATCTGCTATTGTTGACGCTGGTTTGACAGAGTCTGCTGTgccaaagaaaaggaaattggcTTCTGCTGGAGAATTCAAAGATTTTTCTGCATGGTAA